Genomic DNA from Verrucomicrobiota bacterium:
TGCTCGATAGGAAAAATGTAAGCGAATGGGCCGATAAAATCAAAGCGAACCCTCGCGGTTGGTCTACGATAAAACTGTCATTCAACCACGCGTTTGGTAACGAAAGTCCCTACAGTCCGCACTACTTACCAACCTTGACGCCGCGTGAGTTGAAAATGCTTCAGACAGGTTTTGACAATGTGCGTGAATTTATGGGTCCCGATTACGACTTGATTGCTCATGCCCACAGTGAGTTTGACTTGCCCAGTTCGATCGGGATCGCAAAGGCGGTCGCATCATCGGAAGTTCTCTGGCTCGAAGATCCTTTGCCTCCGGAATATAGTTCAAGCTGGAAGGCCCTGAAGGAACAATCGCCGGTGCCTATAATGAATGGTGAGAAAGTGGAGATGCCAAAAGGATTCCTTCCGTTCTTGCAGAATCAGGCCTTGGATATTCTTCATCCGGACCTCGCATTTTGCGGTGGTATCACCGGTGCGAAGAAAATAGCCGAACTGGCGTCGCTCTTCCGAATTCCGTTTGCGCTACACAATTTGGGGGCCTACCCACTCCTTATGGGCAGTGTTCAATTCGCCGCATCTGCCCAGAATTTTGTGATTCTGGAAAACGCAATTGATAAGGGTCAGGGCACCGAGTTGATGGGAGTCGATCCAGTGGTAGTAACCGACAGCTATATCGATGTGCCGCGTACACCCGGCTTAATGCAAATGAATCAGGACTATCTCAAGGAAAACATTCGTCCTGAGGAGACATGGTGGGGCGACTAAGTAATTGAAGTAAGCTTCCGTATCATTTTTTGCCCATCTCGGTCTTACCGCCGTGTGGGGAAACCGTCGCTGATCGCACAGCAATAATGCTGAACTGAACCAGGGCGTTGGAATCGTCACCGTCGGGCGCAGGCTGTAGGGTTGTCCGTGCCGGAAAACCCTCAGTAAAATAGGTGGCATAGATGTCGTTCAGTTGGGCGTAGTCGTCCATGTCACGCAGGTAAACATTTACGTTGACCACGTTACTGAAATTCATGTCTGCGGCTTCGAGGACGTCCTGCACCTTGCGCATCGCCTGCCGCAGCTGGTATTCAAAATCGTCAATCAGCTTGCCCTGGCCGGGGACGAAGCCCGAGAGGCCGGAAGAGTAAAGCACGTCACCCGCCATAACCGCGGGACTGGCAGTGGCGCTGGGCTGCCGGTTCTTGGGGCGGATCACCTGGCGGTGGCGCATGTCAGTGACCGCGATCGCGGTCAGCTCGAAATCACTGGATTCGCCGGGGATGTCAGACATCGTGATGGTCGCTCGCGCCGGGGCGCTGCCATACCGGAAGAACTGCCGATAGACGATATTCATTGGCTCCCATTTCTGGTTGGGAGGCATGATATAGGGATTCGTGAACACAATGTGTCCGTAATCCAGACCTGCCGTTTCCAGCACCGATCCAACATTCAGAATGCCCTGCCGGACGCGGTGTTTATACAGATCGTGGCTCTCACCGCCGGCACCGGGGATCTGGGTGCCTTTCCCTGATATATAGAGAAGGCCATTGACCTTAATGCCCTGGCTGAACAACTGACCTTCCTTCCAGCCCAGAATTTCTTTGTCGGCACCATCCTGCACGGCGATGGTCTGAATTTCGATCATGGAAGCGCCGGGGATTTTTCCGACTTCCAGGGTACTTCGCACCGGGGGATTCTCCGGAAAATATTCACGGAAGACGCTGTTCATAAGTTGGTATTGGCCAAGATCTTCCAGGAAGACATACGCGGAGACCACGTTGTGCATATCCATGCCTGCTCCGAGGAGGATATTTTTAATATTTTCAAAACACTGTCGGATTTCGCCTTCCATGTCGTCCGGCATAGTGCCGTCGGGACGGGCACTTCCCTGTCCTGAGACATAGAGAGTGTTGCCGACCAGCACACCGTCGCTGTACGGTCGACCGTGTGCAACGTGGGTTTCGGATTTTACAATCAGCTTGTCGGGCAACTGTGCCCAAGCCATACTAGTCAACAGGAAGGTCAGCCCCAAAATGGTCAGTCTCTGTAAGTTCATTGTATTAGTCTTTCGATTAGATCTGTATTCTCTGCTTACATCGAATAAGACACCGATGGGGAAGTAAAGACGGGAACGCACCGGCTTTAGGCTACGTTGCGCTTCGGTCTAACTGTGGCTACATTGGCATATCCTCTGGAAGACCCAGAGGATCTCAAGAATTCAGTGGTAGAATTCGATAGGCTAGGCGGATTCATGGCCCCTGAAATATCCTATCTCGAATGTGGTTCGCACCTTCTCCATTGCTCCCGTTTTGCCCCGATAGGAACTCTTCCTTCGGATCATAGTCCTTGGCCTCCTCTGACAAGCGGTTGAGCTCAGCTCGACCTACGACGAACCAATGTACTTCATCGGGTCCATCCGCCAGACGCAAAGTGCGCTGCTGTGCGTACATGTCGGCGAGCGGCGTCCACTGAGAAAGGCCTGTCGCACCATG
This window encodes:
- a CDS encoding mandelate racemase/muconate lactonizing enzyme family protein — encoded protein: MNRRHFLKTALALPAGAWMTNYNLMAHPVRDQIKITDIKGIVLKNQWKTLVKVETDAGISGYGESGATGDIFRSWVNTGNRPIRNYLIGEDPLAIEKHYFKMSTQVHNLMAQGSVFSGIDMALWDIAGKVLNRPVCELLGGPFRDKVKLYHDDQPTDMLDRKNVSEWADKIKANPRGWSTIKLSFNHAFGNESPYSPHYLPTLTPRELKMLQTGFDNVREFMGPDYDLIAHAHSEFDLPSSIGIAKAVASSEVLWLEDPLPPEYSSSWKALKEQSPVPIMNGEKVEMPKGFLPFLQNQALDILHPDLAFCGGITGAKKIAELASLFRIPFALHNLGAYPLLMGSVQFAASAQNFVILENAIDKGQGTELMGVDPVVVTDSYIDVPRTPGLMQMNQDYLKENIRPEETWWGD
- a CDS encoding RidA family protein — its product is MNLQRLTILGLTFLLTSMAWAQLPDKLIVKSETHVAHGRPYSDGVLVGNTLYVSGQGSARPDGTMPDDMEGEIRQCFENIKNILLGAGMDMHNVVSAYVFLEDLGQYQLMNSVFREYFPENPPVRSTLEVGKIPGASMIEIQTIAVQDGADKEILGWKEGQLFSQGIKVNGLLYISGKGTQIPGAGGESHDLYKHRVRQGILNVGSVLETAGLDYGHIVFTNPYIMPPNQKWEPMNIVYRQFFRYGSAPARATITMSDIPGESSDFELTAIAVTDMRHRQVIRPKNRQPSATASPAVMAGDVLYSSGLSGFVPGQGKLIDDFEYQLRQAMRKVQDVLEAADMNFSNVVNVNVYLRDMDDYAQLNDIYATYFTEGFPARTTLQPAPDGDDSNALVQFSIIAVRSATVSPHGGKTEMGKK